The following are from one region of the Amycolatopsis sp. QT-25 genome:
- a CDS encoding sugar ABC transporter ATP-binding protein encodes MTLLSVRGIVKTFPGVRALDGVDFDVEPGEVHCLLGQNGAGKSTLIKTLAGAHRPDGGEISWQGEPVTLPSPVAALKIGIATMYQELDLVPGLSVADNIFLGRERASFGFTRISESRTKAARLMARLGHPEIAPSTEVGKLSAAGQQLVSMARALAYDAKLLVMDEPTAALAGEEVDNLFRIVGELTAEGVAIVYISHRLEELRRIGHRVTVLKDGKTVATGLDAKETPTADLVALMAGHKVETVFGPRHQEHVDPDHEVLKVENLTTVGEFENVNFTVHAGEVVGIAGLVGSGRSELLETIFGARKQDAGSVSVDGEPVRPGSVSAAVKAGIGLAPEERKSQGLLLDLPVVHNVTLASLSKYATFGFTERGRELDDAGESLRRLDLRPADPHRVIRTLSGGNQQKAVLARWLVRGCRVLLLDEPTRGVDVGARAELYRLIEELAATGVAIVLVSSEIPEVLGLSDRVLVLREGRVLAEKPSAELTEADVLDVILEGSAA; translated from the coding sequence ATGACCCTGTTATCCGTCCGGGGGATCGTGAAGACCTTCCCGGGGGTGCGTGCGCTGGACGGGGTCGACTTCGACGTCGAACCCGGCGAGGTGCACTGTCTGCTCGGCCAGAACGGCGCGGGCAAGTCCACGTTGATCAAGACGCTCGCCGGGGCCCACCGCCCCGACGGCGGCGAGATCTCCTGGCAGGGCGAGCCGGTCACGCTGCCCTCGCCGGTCGCCGCGCTGAAGATCGGCATCGCGACCATGTACCAGGAACTCGACCTGGTGCCCGGGCTTTCCGTGGCGGACAACATCTTCCTCGGCCGTGAGCGCGCGTCGTTCGGCTTCACGCGGATCAGCGAGTCCCGGACCAAGGCCGCGCGGCTGATGGCCCGGCTCGGACATCCGGAGATCGCGCCGTCGACCGAGGTCGGCAAGCTCTCCGCCGCCGGTCAGCAACTGGTCTCGATGGCGCGTGCGCTCGCATACGACGCGAAGCTGCTGGTGATGGACGAGCCCACCGCGGCGCTGGCGGGGGAAGAGGTCGACAACCTGTTCCGCATCGTCGGGGAACTGACCGCCGAGGGCGTCGCGATCGTCTACATCTCCCACCGGCTCGAAGAACTGCGCCGGATCGGGCACCGCGTCACCGTGCTCAAGGACGGCAAGACCGTCGCCACCGGTCTCGACGCCAAGGAGACCCCGACCGCCGACCTCGTCGCGCTGATGGCGGGCCACAAGGTCGAAACCGTGTTCGGCCCGCGCCACCAGGAGCACGTGGACCCGGACCACGAGGTCCTCAAGGTGGAGAACCTGACCACCGTCGGCGAATTCGAGAACGTGAACTTCACCGTGCACGCCGGTGAAGTCGTCGGCATCGCGGGTCTCGTCGGCTCTGGCCGCAGTGAACTGCTGGAGACGATCTTCGGTGCCCGCAAGCAGGACGCGGGTTCGGTGTCGGTCGACGGCGAACCGGTCCGGCCGGGCAGCGTGTCCGCGGCGGTCAAGGCGGGGATCGGCCTGGCGCCGGAGGAACGCAAGAGCCAGGGGCTGCTGCTGGACCTGCCCGTGGTGCACAACGTGACCCTGGCGAGCCTGAGCAAATACGCGACGTTCGGATTCACCGAGCGGGGCAGGGAACTCGACGACGCCGGGGAAAGCCTGCGGCGGCTCGATCTCCGTCCCGCCGACCCGCACCGCGTCATCCGCACGCTGTCCGGCGGCAACCAGCAGAAGGCGGTGCTCGCGCGCTGGCTGGTCCGCGGCTGCCGGGTGCTGCTGCTGGACGAACCGACCCGCGGGGTCGACGTCGGCGCGCGGGCGGAGTTGTACCGGCTGATCGAGGAGCTGGCCGCGACCGGTGTCGCGATCGTGCTCGTCAGCAGCGAGATCCCCGAAGTACTCGGCCTGTCCGACCGGGTGCTGGTGCTGCGTGAAGGACGTGTCCTGGCTGAAAAGCCGTCTGCGGAGCTGACAGAGGCGGATGTGCTCGACGTGATTCTCGAGGGGAGTGCGGCGTGA
- a CDS encoding ROK family transcriptional regulator, whose protein sequence is MTATEAGQLDPVSPRTANLAALLRALRAGPLSRTQLAARCGLTRAAVSGLTTELSERGLVRSAGLRGGGNGRPSQLVELNGASACGLALSVEADRFAAVVTNLDGRVVAERAETADVAALGLHRSMDELAFLARRTLLDDQPVGVTVSVPGLVDSAAAVLRFAPTLRWRDAEIADLLAARLGLPVAAIAVDNEANLGAIGEAVDGVGRGVRELFYLSGGLGVGGGLVSAGAILRGARGFAGEVGHITVDPAGEQCPCGRVGCLETKAGLNAVLRGAASPGDPLHDPALGVDGRVGLLKHRVRRGDQRALAAVSELGTALGVAVSTVVDVLDPDVVVLGGYFAELGEWLVEPVRRELSARPLGHEPACRVEPSPLGTTAPLRGAAYLAVERLFADPTLVPATAEEAPA, encoded by the coding sequence GTGACCGCGACCGAAGCCGGGCAGCTCGACCCGGTCAGCCCGCGCACGGCGAACCTCGCCGCGCTCCTGCGGGCGTTGCGGGCGGGGCCACTCTCGCGCACCCAGCTCGCGGCGCGCTGCGGGCTCACCAGGGCGGCCGTCTCCGGGTTGACCACCGAGCTGTCCGAGCGTGGTCTCGTCCGGTCCGCCGGACTCCGAGGTGGTGGCAACGGCAGGCCCAGCCAGCTGGTCGAGCTGAACGGCGCCAGCGCCTGCGGGCTCGCGCTCAGTGTCGAAGCCGACCGCTTCGCCGCCGTCGTCACGAACCTCGACGGCCGCGTCGTCGCCGAACGCGCCGAGACCGCCGACGTCGCCGCGCTCGGGCTGCACCGGAGCATGGACGAGCTCGCCTTCCTCGCCCGGCGGACGCTGCTGGACGATCAGCCGGTCGGGGTCACCGTCTCGGTGCCAGGACTGGTCGACTCGGCCGCCGCCGTGCTGCGGTTCGCGCCGACCCTGCGCTGGCGCGACGCCGAGATCGCCGACCTTCTCGCCGCCCGGCTCGGCCTCCCGGTCGCCGCCATCGCGGTCGACAACGAGGCCAACCTCGGCGCGATCGGCGAGGCCGTCGACGGCGTCGGCCGCGGCGTGCGGGAACTCTTCTACCTCAGCGGCGGGCTGGGCGTCGGCGGCGGACTCGTGTCCGCCGGCGCGATCCTGCGCGGGGCACGGGGTTTCGCCGGCGAGGTCGGGCACATCACCGTCGACCCGGCAGGCGAGCAGTGCCCGTGCGGCCGGGTCGGCTGCCTGGAGACCAAGGCCGGGCTCAACGCCGTCCTGCGCGGTGCCGCCTCACCCGGTGACCCGCTGCACGATCCCGCGCTCGGCGTCGACGGCCGGGTCGGGCTGCTCAAGCACCGCGTGCGGCGCGGTGACCAGCGTGCCCTGGCGGCGGTCTCGGAACTCGGGACCGCGCTCGGCGTCGCGGTGTCCACCGTGGTCGATGTGCTCGACCCGGACGTCGTGGTGCTCGGCGGCTACTTCGCCGAACTGGGCGAATGGCTGGTCGAGCCGGTGCGCCGCGAACTGTCCGCGCGTCCGCTCGGGCACGAGCCCGCCTGCCGCGTCGAACCGTCGCCGCTGGGCACCACCGCCCCGCTGCGCGGCGCCGCGTATCTCGCCGTCGAACGGCTTTTCGCCGACCCGACGCTAGTTCCCGCCACGGCCGAGGAGGCTCCGGCATGA